The following are from one region of the Sorghum bicolor cultivar BTx623 chromosome 2, Sorghum_bicolor_NCBIv3, whole genome shotgun sequence genome:
- the LOC110432714 gene encoding uncharacterized protein LOC110432714 produces MARGAACAAQVPAHSECNGQGAAYTKDRGFQKCHFAEWIYGPKSHWPEPEKQEEVPEWKKKRRSIAPPVMCKCGVEASYGLVPSGLGIGHFCGHMIDYDESTQKCKWESSDDVFKFKDEYKARVAVRKTRGYPANYVTDFVKDHKKKMLAFAQELRVRNPASIAWKKWSEEREKEIEEYRARKAEEHARKAAEEAERVEMQCLNDTIASLCAKIGCTGNWQADVGRAKYAENMILGRDGAVGGTASRPIVVEEEVEVEEDDDTGRIDDLIRLAEELGYPQEEHDYEMGRIGDLLRLAEEGEASGPMPVGASEEGEAAYHNQKTSVYDSWWPTDMTEEEGQLYSQAAEEAEAAYYERQASEAKAAEASTGKEAVVDDWESEDELLTQWCTQFD; encoded by the exons GATCGTGGTTTTCAAAAGTGCCATTTCGCAGAGTGGATCTATGGTCCAAAGAGCCATTGGCCAGAGCCTGAGAAGCAGGAGGAGGTTCCAGAGTGGAAGAAGAAGCGGAGGTCTATTGCGCCTCCCGTGATGTGCAAATGTGGTGTTGAAGCTAGCTACGGCCTAGTTCCTTCAGGTCTTGGGATTGGCCACTTCTGTGGCCACATGATCGACTATGATGAG AGCACTCAGAAATGCAAATGGGAATCATCTGATGATGTGTTTAAGTTCAAAGATGAGTATAAGGCAAGAGTAGCAGTTCGCAAGACGAGAGGTTATCCTGCAAACTACGTcactgattttgtgaaggaccaTAAGAAGAAAATGCTTGCATTCGCCCAGGAGTTGCGTGTTCGTAACCCTGCGAGTATTGCATGGAAGAAGTGGTCCGAGGAGAGGGAAAAGGAGATAGAGGAGTACCGTGCAAGGAAGGCTGAAGAGCATGCAAGGAAGGCTGCGGAGGAGGCTGAGCGAGTTGAGATGCAATGCTTGAACGATACTATTGCCTCATTATGTGCTA AGATTGGATGCACCGGAAACTGGCAAGCAGATGTGGGCCGTGCTAAGTACGCGGAGAATATGATATTAGGGCGGGACGGTGCAGTTGGTGGCACCGCTAGTCGTCCGATTGTGGTCGAAGAGGAGGTCGAGGTGGAGGAAGACGACGACACCGGAAGGATAGACGACCTCATTCGTCTTGCCGAGGAATTGGGGTACCCTCAGGAGGAGCATGACTATGAAATGGGAAGGATAGGCGACCTACTTCGTCTTGCAGAGGAGGGTGAGGCGTCAGGACCGATGCCTGTCGGTGCCTCAGAGGAGGGTGAGGCTGCATACCACAATCAGAAGACATCGGTCTACGACTCATGGTGGCCAACAGACATGACCGAGGAAGAGGGACAGTTATACTCTCAGGCGGCAGAAGAGGCGGAGGCAGCTTACTACGAGAGACAGGCTAGTGAGGCCAAGGCAGCGGAGGCGAGCACAGGTAAGGAGGCTGTAGTGGACGATTGGGAGTCCGAGGACGAGTTGCTTACGCAGTGGTGCACGCAGTTTGATTGA